Proteins encoded within one genomic window of Cellulomonas flavigena DSM 20109:
- a CDS encoding AI-2E family transporter gives MALLGRRRTSQQVGEAPPAPPATPRTPATAWSDGLGRVGTRSVQVLAVLALGAVVVLALTRLTLVVIPVLIALVLASAISPLVGALRRRGVPSLLATWIALLGLVALLAAIVWLVVRAVVDQWDELRDQALDGFDELQTYVQGLPFDVTDEQIASVRESAAGLLRSDAVGSGAIAGVSQTADFVAGFFIMVVVLFFFLKDGPAIWEFLLRPFEGERYLRGRRVGDATVRALGGYVRGTAIIAAVDAVGIGIGLALVGVPLVIPLSVLVFLLAFVPLVGATIAGVLAALVALVAVGPVQALVVVGIVVLVNQLEGDLLQPVVMGRQLRLHPLVILVALTAGTVLAGVTGAVLAVPLAASAWRAVQVWDGPSLPARFARPKRREAV, from the coding sequence ATGGCTCTGCTCGGACGCCGCCGCACGTCGCAGCAGGTCGGCGAGGCCCCTCCTGCGCCACCGGCCACGCCACGCACTCCCGCGACGGCGTGGTCCGACGGCCTCGGGCGCGTGGGCACCCGCTCCGTCCAGGTGCTCGCCGTCCTCGCGCTCGGCGCGGTCGTGGTGCTCGCCCTGACCCGGCTGACCCTCGTCGTGATCCCCGTGCTGATCGCGCTCGTGCTGGCGTCCGCGATCTCGCCCCTGGTCGGCGCGCTGCGGCGGCGCGGCGTCCCGTCGCTGCTCGCCACGTGGATCGCGCTGCTCGGCCTCGTCGCCCTGCTCGCCGCGATCGTGTGGCTCGTGGTGCGCGCGGTCGTCGACCAGTGGGACGAGCTGCGCGACCAGGCGCTCGACGGGTTCGACGAGCTGCAGACGTACGTGCAGGGCCTGCCGTTCGACGTGACCGACGAGCAGATCGCGTCCGTGCGGGAGTCCGCCGCGGGCCTCCTGCGGTCCGACGCCGTCGGGTCGGGGGCGATCGCGGGCGTCTCGCAGACCGCCGACTTCGTCGCCGGGTTCTTCATCATGGTCGTGGTGCTGTTCTTCTTCCTCAAGGACGGACCGGCGATCTGGGAGTTCCTGCTCCGCCCCTTCGAGGGTGAGCGGTACCTGCGTGGCAGGCGCGTCGGGGACGCCACCGTGCGGGCGCTCGGCGGGTACGTGCGGGGCACGGCGATCATCGCGGCGGTCGACGCCGTCGGCATCGGCATCGGCCTGGCGCTGGTCGGCGTGCCGCTCGTGATCCCCCTGTCGGTGCTGGTCTTCCTGCTCGCGTTCGTCCCGCTCGTGGGCGCGACGATCGCCGGCGTCCTCGCGGCGCTGGTCGCGCTGGTCGCCGTCGGGCCGGTGCAGGCGCTGGTCGTCGTGGGCATCGTCGTGCTGGTCAACCAGCTGGAGGGCGACCTCCTGCAGCCTGTCGTCATGGGACGTCAGCTGCGCCTGCACCCGCTGGTCATCCTCGTGGCCCTGACCGCCGGCACGGTGCTCGCCGGTGTGACCGGCGCCGTGCTCGCGGTGCCCCTCGCGGCGTCCGCCTGGCGCGCGGTCCAGGTGTGGGACGGACCGTCGCTGCCCGCCCGGTTCGCACGCCCGAAGCGCCGCGAGGCCGTCTGA